The Tripterygium wilfordii isolate XIE 37 chromosome 1, ASM1340144v1, whole genome shotgun sequence sequence TTTCTCAAGCACAGCGGAGCTACTATCAAGTGTCGAATGTTATGCGGAGATGGCAGACGCTAAGAATTGGATTGTGATGCCTTACATGGGAAATGTCATCTCAACATGTTATAATGTTGTTGTTCTGCTCATTTCACAAGAGCAATGCGTAACATTTTTTCCACTCAGGGATCCAATGCCATTGGAGTACAAGGAAGGCATAATGGTATTCGGGTATATCAATGACTCTCACTTTATCAGAATGGAGCTAGAACCAGATAGTCCCATACCTCCTGTCTCAAACATGTGGTCAGATCATCATCATATAAATGCAAGTGGATGGCTAGAAATGTTTGCTTCTAGAATTGAAAAATTCAAGACACTTTCTTCCTCGGAGGCATGCAACATAGCCACTGTGGAGTTGTTAAATTGATTCAACATGTttatttggattttgtgtttgCCTTTTGTATGATCATTATCTTATAATATTTCATTCCTTATATTAATCAGTAGTCTAAAACTTGATGGATTCATGAGCAAATGCAGCTGTGTGAGTGAATGTGCCTTTTGTATTGTAGATATGGAATATGCAGGAGTATATTGCAAAGCTTTTTTTTAGCTATTTGATACTGCTAGTGAGTACTTTTGATCTCCTTGTGGCTTACCCTATTATGATATTCTTTTTCAGCCTCATGATATTCTGTTTTTGTGTTTGCCTTTGGtatgttttttttgaaaaggggTATGCTTGATATTGCTATGTTTTTAACTAAGATTTATTTAATttggggtgtatttagtaaaaaacggGGTGTAAATAGTGCTCATCCTTCCTCTTGTTAACACAATCCTCCTACTGGTAGGTTTCTATCTGCTTCTTTGCCTGTGATACAAATTTAACATGATTAATTCGTTGTTGGCTCTTTTTCACTTCTCTGCTCCATTATGTAATGTTTTCTGGTTAGCTTTATCATTCAGTTtgcactttattttttttgtattaacTTTGTCTGCAAAACTTTGACTTGACTTTATTTTTAAAAGGTTTGATAAGCATTCTCTTAACTAGATTCTTCAACAGGGAAGAAACTATAGCTGAGAGCACAAGAAGATTTTGCTTCCAATAGAGAAGTATGTAAAAGCCCATTTCAGTCTTTTGTTGTACAATAGAAGTCCCCTCACTCCTGTGTTATATCATCCTGGAAGATGGGGTTTGAAGCATTTGAAGATATGGTATCCTTGTCTGTGTCTGTAACATATGATAGTTGTTTCCCTAACTAGTTTCTTGTACTCTTGGATTCTCTACTCCTGTGTCAGCTTCAATAGGTGTCCATGTATATTGTATTATGTATTTCATTGAGAACCGAATCCCTGATTAACTTACTGTCATTTAAGGCATCCCAACTTATTCAGATGAATTTTCAGACTGTTTATAACAATTATATGTTGTGTGAAATATTTTGAATTAATGTATGATTGAAGCAATGCCTTTGCGCTTGAAGTCACAAGCACTTGTAGTTTGGTGTGCAGCTGCTCTAAAGCTAACTGTTTAATCATTTGGGTAATCGTTTAGCTGGTGAATCTCTCTTATTTAAAGTGTCAAATCGTATATACTCGGGAggttctgagttcgattctcaatgGGAGCAATACCCTTATGGTCATGCAATGGATTTTGGAACAATTTATCCTGTCGTCATGTTAGAAACATATCAGATATTTAAAGGGACGAGTTTGTATGATGTTGTCTTGGTTTATAAAAAAGCCAACATTTGATGCTTTTTAGTTGGAATAGGTTGCTGAGATGCTGACTATTGAAAATGGGTGTTAACTCCTCACAGGTCAAGTCTCAATGGAGACATGTTAGGTGGTGGGGATTGCTACTTCATCTAACATGAAACTGGCTATATGCTTTTGTACAATGCATGTTAGGGAAATTATTAAAGCAAAGAAGATGTGATAGCCAGTGTGGGGAACAGAAGTCAAACAAACATCACAACTCATGTTTGGTGTTAAAGAACAGAAACATGGCCAACTCCTGTAAAAGCTGCATTTGATTCTATTCATAAAAAACCCAGATAGTATCATATGCATCAATCTCTGAAATTGAAGACCAGATCTCTACAGGTATTGACTGAATTCACCGATGGGTTCATGATCTAGTGGCCCCTGACAATAACTCTGAGAACTGTGACCAAAATCCGTGAAGCTctgagcagcagcagcagcagaagaaCTGGCAGCAGCAAATTGTGCTATGCGAGATCTAACGATGGCGAGATCATGTTGTAGCTCAGTCATCTTTCTCTGCAACAAGACTACGGCACCAAAGCAACCATAAACAGGGTCTTTGAGCCTTGCATCAGCCTCGAAAGCAAGTGTATTCACTGCATCTTCGCGCAATTCGATTGGGACCTCGATCAGGATCTTGCTGACATTACTAGCACCAAACACCTTGTGAACGATGGCAAACTTTAAAGGGTCGTTGGAGGGGAAATGTGGTGCAAATATGCAGTCTGGACTACACCTTCTCTTAAGTAACTTGCAGGCTGCACAAGAAGAGCTTGATCGAGACTCTTGACCCCTCATTTGCTGAAAATCACATCCACTCTCTACTATGTGTGTCCTATctatctatatgtgtgtgtgtgtatcctCCCACCTATCACTTATAAATAGGCTTCTCTTTGAGAGTTTTTGGACATTAAAGTTGGGAAGGTAATACGGTTAGAAATGACAACAGGTCAGGGTCTTATAAATAGGCTTCTCTTCGAGTGTCTAAAGGGTGTGTCACTTGAAAATGTGCACCTCATGATAAAATGAGATAAAGTGATGAACCCTCCCCATACAAATATCTGTGAACGCCTGTACCAAACATGACCTTAATTAAAGAATTTGTGCTCTCCATCTTATCCAAAATAGGAATTATTTTATTACATAACTGCTAGCCATTTAGGTAATTTTGTTTAACTATAAATTGATTCCATTAAAATACGGAAGGGTACttgatttgtttttttgtttttcatttttcaaatacGGAAAATATAGAAcatctatttttattttcaagtgattttagCTACATTTGTATTTCCTAAAGTTGGCAATCAAATGTGCTTTTTTGGGTTGACCCATCTCATCTTTCTTCATGAGTATAAATAATTTAGAAAGAGTGATACAATTCAAGTATTCGAAAATTTAAATGAAGTGAAAAACCACATAAGTACCTCCCTAAAAATTTATATCAAATAACCATAAAAATATGGTTACAATGCCACCAAGTGGCCGTACATAACAAGATTagggttttctctctctcaacttCAGAAGTTATTTTTCAAGGCAAGGAGAGGAGGACGGCGACGAGCTTCCTGCctttcctcctcttcctccccTGGTATATATCTACACTTCCCTTACATGGATCTattgttttctttctgttttgtaTTGAATAAGGAATGTTTCAGGGTTTCTTCACAACATCGTCTCTCATGGAGGTGAAACATGGATATTCTCATCCATCTATCGTGGATTCTTTACCACACCAGTTCTTATTGCGTATTTCGACGACACATATCTGATGCATGGTGATGTGACTCCTAGATCTGGTGGAGATTGATCTTTTTGTTCTTGAGTCCCTGTGTCTATTTTCCTTGGTTTTGATTTGTAATTTCCTACATTGCTATTGAGACGCTATGTGTAACTTTGTTATCATCGAATGAATTA is a genomic window containing:
- the LOC120002768 gene encoding LOB domain-containing protein 21-like, which codes for MRGQESRSSSSCAACKLLKRRCSPDCIFAPHFPSNDPLKFAIVHKVFGASNVSKILIEVPIELREDAVNTLAFEADARLKDPVYGCFGAVVLLQRKMTELQHDLAIVRSRIAQFAAASSSAAAAAQSFTDFGHSSQSYCQGPLDHEPIGEFSQYL